The Agromyces atrinae genome window below encodes:
- a CDS encoding glycosyltransferase — protein sequence MSSQNPLPRVTAVVVAYNRRDLLGEVLDALAVQTAPGLDVVVVDNASSDDSADVARAHGVRLVSLSRNTGGAGGFAAGMAAALDMPADDAPEWLWLMDDDTVPTPTALEKLLAAVVDTSFVAAGSRVIWTDGSEHPMNTPREKPFVSKAERVAAARRGGMAVRSTSFVSMLVRTDVVREVGLPIADYFIWNDDFEYSTRVLRGRRGLHVPASIVVHKTRALASTDADPGERFYNEVRNKLWMLRRSDSLSPAEKALYGASTLRRWVLTFVRSSDRAVLRRGLRRGYRDGTRTRPRPNSLSLAGLSVTDAVRAVEGDRG from the coding sequence ATGTCGAGCCAGAACCCCCTCCCTCGCGTCACCGCCGTCGTGGTCGCCTACAACCGACGCGACCTCCTCGGCGAGGTGCTCGACGCGCTCGCGGTGCAGACGGCGCCGGGTCTCGACGTCGTCGTCGTCGACAACGCGTCGTCCGACGACTCGGCGGACGTCGCGCGCGCCCACGGCGTGCGCCTCGTGTCGCTCTCGCGCAACACCGGTGGTGCGGGCGGTTTCGCGGCGGGCATGGCGGCGGCCCTCGACATGCCGGCGGATGACGCCCCCGAGTGGCTCTGGCTCATGGACGACGACACCGTGCCGACGCCCACCGCCCTCGAGAAGCTCCTCGCGGCCGTCGTCGACACGTCGTTCGTCGCCGCCGGGTCCCGCGTGATCTGGACCGACGGCTCCGAGCACCCCATGAACACGCCGCGCGAGAAGCCGTTCGTCTCGAAGGCCGAGCGCGTGGCCGCAGCCCGCCGCGGAGGCATGGCGGTGCGGAGCACGTCGTTCGTCTCGATGCTCGTGCGCACCGACGTCGTGCGCGAGGTCGGCCTGCCGATCGCCGACTACTTCATCTGGAACGACGACTTCGAGTACTCGACGCGCGTGCTCCGTGGCCGCCGCGGCCTGCACGTGCCCGCGAGCATCGTCGTGCACAAGACCAGGGCACTCGCCTCGACCGACGCCGACCCCGGGGAGCGCTTCTACAACGAGGTCCGCAACAAACTCTGGATGCTGCGACGCTCCGACTCCCTCTCACCCGCCGAGAAGGCGCTCTACGGAGCATCGACGCTGCGGCGTTGGGTACTCACGTTCGTGCGGTCGAGCGATCGCGCGGTCCTCCGCCGAGGGCTCCGTCGCGGCTACCGCGACGGCACGCGCACGAGGCCGCGCCCGAACTCGCTCTCGCTCGCCGGCCTCTCGGTCACCGATGCGGTGCGGGCCGTCGAGGGGGATCGTGGCTGA